Proteins from a single region of Pseudarthrobacter sp. NIBRBAC000502772:
- a CDS encoding FAD-dependent oxidoreductase: MDPLKTLPVAVIGAGPVGLATAAHLLERGLEPLIFEAGSTAGSAIEQWRHIRLFSPWRFNLDAAAVRLLEDAGWESPRLTALPYGGELIDNYLAPLAATPEISSRLQTSARVIAVTRQGMDKTHVRDRDATPFTVRVVHDGGEIRDHTVAAVIDASGTWSTRNPLGTSGLPAIGEDTAAARISSPLPDVTGRDRTSFAGRRVLVVGAGHSAANTLINLADLAKDEPGTTILWAVRGASADKAYGGADADGLPARGQLGARLRRLVEAGTIELHTGFGIAALKTLDSGVTVEAVDGRTLEADIIVPCTGFRPDLVILHELRLNLDPAVEAPVELGPLIDPEFHSCGTVQPHGAKMLAHPEKDFYIVGMKSYGRAPTFLLATGYEQVRSVAAALAGDQAGADTVHLELPETGVCSTDAGTSCDVPAASIADTDGSAESGCCAAPEPVLVGFPTGLAHGRSGEH; the protein is encoded by the coding sequence ATGGATCCGCTAAAGACCCTTCCCGTCGCCGTCATCGGCGCCGGCCCCGTCGGTCTTGCTACCGCAGCCCACCTGCTCGAACGTGGCCTCGAGCCGCTGATCTTCGAGGCAGGCTCGACAGCGGGATCCGCCATCGAACAGTGGCGCCACATCCGGCTGTTCTCACCCTGGCGATTCAACCTCGACGCCGCGGCCGTGCGTTTGCTGGAGGACGCCGGCTGGGAATCCCCTCGCCTGACGGCACTGCCTTACGGCGGGGAACTGATCGACAATTACCTCGCCCCGCTGGCTGCAACCCCGGAGATCTCCTCCCGGCTCCAGACCAGCGCACGCGTCATTGCCGTTACACGCCAGGGCATGGACAAAACCCACGTCCGGGACCGTGACGCCACCCCTTTCACCGTCCGGGTCGTACACGACGGCGGTGAAATCCGTGACCACACGGTGGCGGCCGTCATTGACGCCTCCGGCACGTGGTCCACCCGCAACCCGCTCGGAACTTCCGGGCTGCCCGCCATCGGCGAAGACACGGCGGCCGCCCGGATCTCCTCGCCCCTGCCGGACGTCACAGGACGGGACCGCACGTCCTTCGCGGGCCGCCGCGTCCTGGTCGTGGGAGCCGGGCACTCGGCCGCGAACACCCTGATCAATCTGGCAGACCTCGCCAAGGACGAACCCGGAACCACCATCCTGTGGGCCGTGCGCGGAGCATCCGCTGACAAGGCCTATGGAGGCGCCGACGCCGACGGCCTGCCCGCCCGCGGCCAACTAGGCGCCAGGCTCCGCCGACTCGTGGAGGCCGGAACAATCGAACTGCACACCGGCTTCGGGATCGCTGCCCTCAAAACACTGGATTCCGGCGTCACCGTAGAAGCAGTCGACGGACGCACTCTGGAAGCGGACATCATCGTCCCCTGCACGGGCTTCCGGCCGGACCTGGTCATCCTGCACGAACTCCGGCTCAACCTTGACCCCGCTGTCGAAGCACCCGTCGAGCTGGGCCCTTTGATCGACCCCGAATTCCACTCCTGCGGCACTGTCCAGCCGCACGGCGCCAAGATGCTCGCCCACCCGGAGAAGGACTTCTATATCGTCGGCATGAAGTCCTACGGCCGTGCCCCGACGTTCCTGCTGGCCACCGGTTACGAACAGGTCAGGTCCGTCGCCGCGGCCCTCGCCGGCGACCAGGCCGGGGCGGACACTGTCCACCTTGAACTGCCCGAAACCGGGGTTTGCTCCACAGACGCCGGCACCAGCTGCGACGTCCCCGCGGCCTCAATAGCAGACACTGACGGATCGGCGGAGAGCGGCTGTTGCGCCGCCCCGGAACCGGTCCTCGTTGGATTCCCCACCGGGCTGGCTCACGGCCGCTCCGGGGAACACTGA
- a CDS encoding arsenate reductase ArsC, producing the protein MSTETAKKPSVLFVCVHNAGRSQMAAAFLTTISKGGIEVRSAGSQPADKVNPAAVEAMAELGIDMSAEIPKVLTTEAVKESDVVITMGCGDECPYFPGKRYEDWVLEDPAGQGVESVRPIRDEIKTRIEGLIESLVPAAK; encoded by the coding sequence GTGAGCACCGAAACCGCCAAGAAGCCGTCCGTCCTCTTCGTCTGCGTCCACAATGCCGGCCGTTCGCAGATGGCCGCTGCCTTCCTCACCACGATTTCCAAGGGCGGGATCGAGGTGCGTTCCGCCGGTTCCCAGCCTGCGGATAAGGTCAACCCGGCCGCCGTCGAGGCCATGGCCGAACTGGGCATCGACATGTCTGCAGAGATCCCCAAAGTCCTCACCACCGAGGCCGTGAAGGAGTCCGACGTCGTGATCACCATGGGCTGCGGTGACGAATGCCCGTACTTCCCCGGCAAGCGCTACGAGGACTGGGTCCTGGAAGACCCGGCCGGGCAGGGCGTGGAGTCTGTCCGCCCCATCCGTGACGAGATCAAGACCCGCATCGAAGGACTCATCGAGTCCCTGGTCCCGGCCGCCAAGTAA
- a CDS encoding helix-turn-helix domain-containing protein, whose product MIIDPVEVFRARVAKHAALADPARLRIVDLLTLGDLSPTELQAELGMPSNLLSHHLRTLEAAGLATRHRSEADKRRSYIRLAAGALEGLAPGREHGARRVLFVCTRNSARSQLAVALWNQVSDIPSASAGTHPADRIALGAIDVASRHGVALADHPPRRLDEVAHDDDFVVTVCDNAHEEILNLGGIHWSVPDPLRLNTEDAFEGAFTDIFHRVTGLAPRLHAA is encoded by the coding sequence ATGATCATTGACCCAGTTGAAGTTTTCCGCGCGCGGGTCGCCAAGCATGCGGCCCTGGCGGATCCCGCGCGGCTGCGCATCGTGGACCTGCTGACCCTGGGGGATCTTTCCCCCACGGAGCTGCAGGCCGAGCTCGGGATGCCGTCGAACCTGCTGTCGCACCACCTGCGCACACTCGAAGCCGCGGGCCTGGCGACGCGCCACCGTTCGGAGGCGGACAAGCGCCGCAGCTACATCCGGCTGGCCGCAGGGGCGTTGGAGGGACTGGCCCCCGGCCGCGAACACGGCGCCCGCCGTGTCCTCTTCGTCTGCACGCGCAACAGCGCCAGGTCCCAGCTGGCCGTCGCACTCTGGAATCAGGTCAGCGACATCCCCTCGGCCTCGGCGGGCACCCACCCCGCGGACCGCATCGCCCTGGGTGCCATTGATGTCGCGAGTCGCCACGGTGTTGCTCTCGCGGACCATCCCCCGCGCCGGCTCGATGAAGTGGCGCACGATGATGACTTCGTCGTGACCGTGTGCGACAACGCCCACGAGGAAATCCTCAACCTGGGAGGGATCCATTGGTCTGTTCCGGATCCACTGCGCCTAAACACGGAGGATGCTTTCGAGGGCGCCTTCACTGACATCTTCCACCGCGTTACCGGCCTCGCGCCCCGACTGCACGCTGCCTGA
- a CDS encoding MIP/aquaporin family protein: MTSQQPPLWRRAFAELLGSSLLVMIVVGSGIMAQQLSPSDIGLQLLQNSTATVLGLTVLILVFGPVSGAHFNPVVSLVDWALGRRSGTGLTLPDLGTYVVAQTVGAISGSVVANAMFEVGTSISVKDRATTGHLLGEVVATAGLVLLIFALAATNRGTLAAPAVGAYIGAAYWFTSSTSFANPAVTVGRIFSDTFAGIAPASVPGFVVAQLLGAAVGLGLLLILFPSAARNADDVVLPHASEKASS; this comes from the coding sequence ATGACTTCTCAACAACCGCCGTTGTGGCGCCGCGCCTTCGCCGAACTACTCGGTTCCAGTTTGCTCGTTATGATCGTCGTTGGCTCGGGGATCATGGCACAGCAGCTCTCCCCCAGCGACATCGGCCTGCAGCTGCTGCAGAACAGCACGGCCACGGTTCTGGGTCTGACGGTGCTGATCCTCGTCTTCGGACCCGTCAGCGGCGCACACTTCAACCCCGTCGTCTCGCTCGTGGACTGGGCCCTCGGCCGGCGCAGCGGAACCGGATTAACACTTCCGGACCTGGGCACATATGTAGTTGCCCAAACCGTCGGTGCAATCAGCGGCAGCGTGGTGGCCAACGCCATGTTTGAGGTGGGCACTTCCATCTCGGTGAAGGACCGCGCCACCACCGGGCACCTGCTGGGCGAAGTCGTCGCGACGGCAGGGCTCGTCCTGTTGATCTTCGCCCTGGCAGCCACAAACCGGGGCACCCTCGCAGCCCCCGCCGTGGGTGCCTACATCGGCGCCGCCTACTGGTTCACGTCCTCAACGTCCTTCGCCAACCCCGCCGTGACGGTCGGCCGCATCTTCAGTGACACCTTCGCCGGCATCGCACCCGCTTCAGTTCCCGGGTTCGTCGTGGCGCAACTGCTCGGGGCGGCCGTAGGCCTGGGGCTTCTGCTCATCCTGTTCCCGTCTGCGGCCCGCAACGCAGACGACGTCGTTCTTCCGCACGCATCGGAAAAGGCCAGCTCCTAA
- a CDS encoding metalloregulator ArsR/SmtB family transcription factor, giving the protein MNLLPVIDQATDDACCTPAGPPALGAEEAKQKALVFKALADPNRLRLLSIVKAESSGESCVCDLTDPLDLGQPTVSHHLKILVDAGLLHREKRGTWAYYSLVPGALDDVAGLLATL; this is encoded by the coding sequence ATGAACTTGCTGCCCGTAATCGATCAGGCCACGGATGACGCCTGCTGCACCCCGGCAGGTCCGCCCGCATTGGGGGCCGAGGAAGCCAAGCAGAAGGCCCTGGTCTTCAAAGCCCTGGCCGACCCCAACCGACTGCGGCTGCTGTCCATCGTTAAGGCCGAATCCTCGGGCGAGTCCTGCGTGTGCGACCTGACCGACCCGCTGGACCTGGGCCAGCCCACGGTTTCCCACCACCTGAAAATCCTGGTGGACGCCGGTCTGCTGCACCGCGAAAAGCGTGGAACCTGGGCCTATTACTCCCTGGTTCCGGGGGCACTTGACGACGTAGCAGGGCTTCTGGCAACCCTCTGA
- a CDS encoding aldo/keto reductase family oxidoreductase encodes MTQHTVPSPAQELIYGCMGLGGSWTDEPHQVQHVDEAAAAVEAALDAGITLFDHADIYRSGKSEAVFGEVLAATPGLRDRIRLQTKCGIRLRERGLATHYDLSRESILERVDGSLKRLQTDYVDVLLLHRPDPLTDLAEVAAAVGQLLADGKVRALGVSNMSGAQIEALQERLEVPVVANQLEMSLLKRAWLESQVLVNHPESVDYSFPHGTLEYCSSNGVTVQAYGALAQGLYTGAVPENPTAAETAAAAMVAELAGQYGTTGEAVLLGWLMKHPAGIAPVIGTVNPARIAACADAARVAEAMTRADWYGLWIAARGGTLP; translated from the coding sequence ATGACCCAACACACCGTTCCATCCCCCGCGCAGGAACTCATCTACGGCTGCATGGGCCTGGGCGGCAGCTGGACCGACGAACCGCATCAGGTGCAGCATGTGGACGAGGCAGCCGCCGCCGTCGAGGCCGCGCTGGACGCCGGCATCACGCTGTTCGACCACGCGGACATCTACCGCAGCGGCAAGTCCGAGGCGGTGTTCGGCGAGGTTCTCGCGGCAACACCAGGCCTGCGCGACCGGATCCGGCTGCAGACCAAGTGCGGGATCCGGCTCCGCGAACGCGGGCTGGCCACACACTATGACCTCAGCCGCGAATCCATCCTCGAGCGGGTGGACGGGAGCCTGAAGAGGCTGCAGACGGATTACGTGGACGTCCTCCTGCTGCACCGCCCGGATCCCCTGACGGACCTGGCGGAGGTGGCGGCCGCCGTCGGGCAACTGCTGGCCGACGGCAAGGTGCGGGCGCTTGGGGTGTCCAACATGTCCGGCGCGCAGATCGAGGCGCTGCAGGAACGGCTGGAGGTGCCGGTGGTGGCCAACCAGCTGGAGATGAGCCTGCTGAAGCGGGCCTGGCTGGAAAGCCAGGTACTGGTGAACCATCCGGAGTCGGTGGACTACAGCTTCCCGCACGGGACCCTGGAGTACTGCAGCAGCAACGGTGTTACCGTGCAGGCTTACGGCGCGCTGGCGCAAGGGTTGTACACGGGGGCAGTTCCGGAAAACCCGACGGCGGCGGAGACTGCCGCGGCCGCGATGGTTGCGGAGCTTGCCGGTCAGTACGGCACCACCGGGGAGGCCGTCCTCCTGGGGTGGCTGATGAAGCATCCGGCCGGCATTGCGCCCGTGATCGGCACCGTGAATCCGGCGAGAATCGCGGCCTGCGCGGACGCCGCCCGCGTGGCGGAGGCCATGACCCGGGCCGACTGGTACGGACTGTGGATTGCGGCGCGGGGCGGCACCCTCCCCTGA
- a CDS encoding glycoside hydrolase family 13 protein, which yields MSTTATLATLSDSDRLADPNWWRQAAVYQIYPRSFADSNGDGMGDIRGITAKVPYLKALGIDAVWLSPFYPSALADGGYDVDDYRDVDPKLGTLADFDEMAKALHAAGIKLIADIVPNHSSNRHEWFKEALAAPKGSAARERYIFRDGKGPNGEFPPSDWDSVFGGPAWERITEPDGTPGQWYMHIFAKEQPDLNWASREVRDDFLKTLRFWSDRGVDGFRVDVAHALTKDLTEPLISKVELTEANSGTDGFDDGSHPFWDRDDVHDIYLEWREVFNEYNPPRTAVAEAWVHATRRARYASPEGLGQAFNFDLLQADFDAEDFREIITRNLAEAAATGASSTWVFSNHDVVRHATRYGLPKASKGKKHAKGQDGKGWLLAGGPKEELDVDLGERRARAATLLMLAVPGSAYLYQGEELGLQEVAEIPDSERQDPAFFRNRGVEVGRDGCRVPLPWKVEGTSFGFGDGGAHLPQPDWFSKYAVEAQDGSENSTLELYRTALKLRRELQAGEELEWVETGNPEVLHFRRPGSWQSVTNFGDTAVDLPAGTVLVSSAPLVDGKLGANSTVWLR from the coding sequence TTGTCCACCACTGCCACGCTGGCAACCCTGTCCGATTCCGATCGTCTGGCCGATCCCAACTGGTGGCGCCAGGCCGCGGTCTACCAGATCTATCCGCGCAGCTTCGCCGATTCAAACGGTGACGGCATGGGTGACATCAGGGGCATCACGGCCAAGGTCCCGTACCTGAAGGCGCTGGGGATCGACGCCGTGTGGCTCAGCCCTTTCTATCCGTCGGCCCTGGCCGACGGCGGCTACGATGTGGACGACTACCGCGACGTGGACCCCAAGCTGGGCACGCTGGCGGACTTCGACGAGATGGCCAAGGCGCTGCACGCCGCCGGCATCAAGCTGATCGCCGACATCGTCCCCAACCACTCCTCGAACCGGCACGAATGGTTCAAAGAGGCGCTCGCCGCGCCGAAGGGTTCCGCCGCGCGGGAGCGCTACATCTTCCGTGACGGCAAAGGACCCAACGGCGAATTCCCGCCGTCGGACTGGGACTCCGTCTTCGGCGGCCCGGCCTGGGAGCGCATCACCGAGCCGGACGGCACCCCCGGCCAGTGGTACATGCACATCTTCGCCAAGGAGCAGCCGGACCTGAACTGGGCCAGCCGGGAGGTCCGCGACGACTTCCTCAAGACCCTGCGCTTCTGGTCCGACCGCGGCGTCGACGGCTTCCGCGTGGATGTGGCCCATGCCCTCACCAAGGACCTCACCGAGCCGCTCATCTCCAAGGTGGAGCTGACCGAGGCCAACTCGGGGACGGACGGGTTCGACGACGGTTCGCACCCCTTCTGGGACCGGGACGACGTTCACGACATCTACCTCGAATGGCGCGAAGTCTTCAACGAGTACAACCCGCCCCGCACCGCCGTCGCCGAAGCATGGGTGCACGCTACCCGCCGTGCCCGCTATGCCAGCCCGGAGGGCCTGGGCCAGGCCTTCAACTTCGACCTGCTGCAGGCCGACTTCGATGCCGAGGATTTCCGCGAAATCATCACCCGCAACCTCGCCGAAGCCGCCGCGACCGGCGCGTCCTCCACCTGGGTTTTCTCCAACCACGACGTCGTCCGGCATGCCACGCGCTATGGCCTGCCCAAGGCGTCCAAGGGCAAGAAGCACGCCAAGGGTCAGGACGGGAAAGGCTGGCTGCTGGCTGGCGGACCCAAGGAAGAACTCGACGTGGACCTTGGCGAGCGCCGTGCCCGCGCCGCCACCTTGCTGATGCTTGCTGTGCCCGGCTCGGCCTACCTGTACCAGGGCGAGGAACTGGGCCTGCAGGAAGTGGCGGAGATTCCGGACTCCGAGCGCCAGGATCCCGCGTTCTTCCGGAACAGGGGCGTTGAGGTGGGCCGTGACGGCTGCCGGGTGCCCCTGCCCTGGAAGGTTGAAGGGACCTCATTCGGCTTTGGCGACGGCGGCGCGCACCTGCCGCAGCCGGACTGGTTCAGCAAGTATGCGGTGGAGGCGCAGGACGGCAGCGAAAACTCCACTCTGGAGCTGTACCGCACTGCCCTGAAGCTGCGCCGCGAACTGCAGGCCGGCGAGGAGCTGGAGTGGGTGGAGACCGGAAACCCGGAGGTCCTGCACTTCCGCCGCCCCGGTAGCTGGCAGTCCGTGACCAACTTCGGGGACACCGCCGTCGACCTTCCGGCAGGGACCGTCCTGGTCAGCAGCGCCCCGCTGGTGGACGGCAAACTCGGCGCCAACAGCACCGTCTGGCTGCGCTGA
- a CDS encoding carbohydrate ABC transporter permease — MTASLLPQRSARVLTKRPSSREGFKINWWLTALMLVASLTVLLPLYFTVAMALKSPDQIGTGTGLAWPNPLNWENFAAAYVATNFPRAFMSTAFVTVFSVLGSLACSSLVAYAIARNWNHRFFRGSFVYLLSAMFIPFPVIILPLIKQTALLGLDNPAGVVFLHVLGGISFNALLYIAFVRSIPVELEESARIDGATTWQVFRKIIFPLLAPMNATVGIFAFLGSWNDFLLPQMMIADPALQTLPVVQMLFQGEFNTDYSLAFASYLMAMAPTLVVYILAQRWVLSGVMRGAVK, encoded by the coding sequence ATGACCGCATCACTACTTCCACAGCGCAGCGCCCGCGTCCTCACAAAACGCCCGTCCAGCCGCGAAGGCTTCAAGATCAACTGGTGGCTCACCGCCCTGATGCTGGTGGCTTCGCTGACTGTCCTGCTGCCGCTGTACTTCACCGTGGCCATGGCGCTGAAGTCACCGGACCAGATCGGCACCGGTACAGGGCTTGCCTGGCCGAACCCGCTGAACTGGGAGAACTTCGCCGCTGCCTACGTGGCCACGAACTTCCCCCGGGCCTTTATGTCCACGGCATTCGTCACCGTTTTCAGCGTCCTGGGCTCGCTGGCCTGCAGTTCGCTGGTTGCCTACGCCATCGCGCGGAACTGGAACCACCGGTTCTTCCGCGGCTCCTTTGTGTACCTTCTGTCCGCCATGTTCATTCCGTTCCCGGTGATCATCCTTCCGCTGATCAAGCAGACGGCATTGCTCGGCCTGGACAACCCGGCCGGCGTCGTCTTCCTGCACGTGCTGGGCGGGATCTCGTTCAACGCGCTGCTGTACATCGCCTTCGTCCGGTCCATACCTGTGGAGCTGGAGGAATCGGCCCGGATTGACGGCGCCACCACGTGGCAGGTATTCCGCAAGATCATCTTCCCGCTGCTGGCCCCCATGAACGCCACGGTGGGCATCTTCGCCTTCCTGGGCTCGTGGAACGACTTCCTGCTGCCGCAGATGATGATCGCCGACCCGGCCCTGCAGACCCTCCCCGTGGTCCAGATGCTGTTCCAGGGCGAATTCAATACGGACTACAGCCTCGCGTTCGCGTCCTACCTGATGGCCATGGCACCCACATTGGTGGTTTACATCCTGGCCCAACGTTGGGTACTGTCCGGAGTCATGCGCGGGGCCGTTAAATAG
- a CDS encoding ABC transporter substrate-binding protein produces the protein MQRSNSEPHPEALPAFTTVLSLPSVGSRPVSGTVPATLASRRSLFRAAGLAGAAAFLPLTGCAAGAGQQAGVTTLRFMQNKPEVVGYFNQVIKDFEALNPDLRVIQDFNEGNFVPGLVRNDPPDVVTRGFATETAEFVRKGIFADLSGLPVAKTVDPKFQDLISSWGQYKGNETSALPFSIAAAGVIYNRDIFAAHGVAVPTTWDAFIAACETFKAAGITPIYGTFKDAWTLRQGAFDYVTGGMLDVGGFFRDLMAKGANIPQSAPESFSNHYRSSLPKILQLASYSQNGAASKNYSDGNAAFGKGQAAMYLQGPWALSQLVQANKDIKLGTFPLPVTNDPDQTKVRVNVDMALSITRNTRKRAAAERFLNYLLEPSVVNRYNEKNAAFSPLVGAPAVSNPHLRGVAAHVAEGRYYQGAGTYFPPSVPMNNYIQSFVFNKNGEQFLTTVDDEWRRVAERTAV, from the coding sequence TTGCAAAGGAGCAACAGTGAACCGCATCCCGAAGCACTGCCCGCCTTCACCACAGTCCTCTCCCTGCCGTCCGTCGGCTCCCGCCCTGTGAGCGGCACCGTGCCCGCAACACTGGCCAGCAGGCGCTCGCTGTTCCGGGCGGCCGGCCTGGCCGGAGCAGCCGCCTTCCTTCCCCTCACCGGCTGCGCCGCCGGCGCAGGGCAGCAGGCCGGCGTCACCACCCTGCGGTTTATGCAGAACAAGCCCGAGGTGGTGGGCTACTTCAACCAGGTGATCAAGGACTTCGAAGCCCTGAACCCGGATCTCCGGGTCATCCAGGACTTCAATGAGGGCAACTTCGTCCCCGGCCTGGTCCGCAACGATCCGCCCGACGTCGTGACCCGGGGATTCGCGACCGAAACGGCTGAGTTCGTCCGGAAGGGAATCTTCGCAGACCTGTCCGGCCTTCCCGTGGCCAAGACTGTCGATCCGAAGTTCCAGGACCTCATCAGTTCGTGGGGACAATACAAGGGGAACGAAACCAGCGCCCTGCCGTTCTCCATTGCTGCGGCCGGGGTCATCTACAACCGGGACATCTTCGCAGCCCACGGTGTGGCTGTTCCAACCACGTGGGACGCCTTCATCGCCGCGTGTGAGACCTTCAAGGCAGCAGGCATCACGCCGATCTACGGGACGTTCAAGGACGCCTGGACCCTCCGCCAGGGTGCCTTCGACTACGTCACCGGCGGAATGCTGGACGTCGGGGGATTCTTCCGGGACCTGATGGCCAAGGGGGCCAACATCCCGCAGTCCGCCCCCGAGTCATTCAGCAATCACTACCGCTCCTCGCTGCCAAAAATCCTGCAGCTTGCGTCCTACTCACAGAACGGGGCGGCCAGTAAGAACTACTCTGACGGAAATGCCGCCTTCGGCAAGGGCCAGGCCGCCATGTATCTGCAGGGGCCGTGGGCGCTCTCCCAGCTGGTTCAGGCCAACAAGGACATCAAGCTGGGCACCTTTCCGCTGCCGGTTACCAACGACCCGGACCAGACCAAGGTGCGCGTCAACGTGGACATGGCCCTCTCCATCACCCGGAACACGCGGAAAAGGGCCGCTGCGGAGAGGTTCCTCAACTACCTGCTGGAACCGTCCGTGGTCAACAGGTACAACGAGAAGAACGCGGCGTTCTCTCCGCTGGTAGGCGCCCCTGCCGTGAGCAACCCCCATCTCCGCGGTGTTGCCGCCCACGTGGCCGAAGGCCGCTACTACCAGGGCGCCGGAACGTACTTCCCGCCGTCGGTCCCCATGAACAACTACATCCAGTCCTTCGTCTTCAACAAGAACGGTGAACAGTTCCTGACCACGGTCGACGACGAATGGCGCCGCGTCGCCGAGCGGACAGCGGTCTGA
- a CDS encoding ROK family protein: protein MSEISVATPQLLRRVSAGAVLDFLRASQAVTVTDVMEATGLTRATAISVCEDLMHRGWIRELENQRAFGGYQKGRPARRFELNERAGYVLGMDVGVSKATVVVSDLRGKALGRSSQPFAEADIPAEERIAVIDRTAMMALHSVGASPDSVLAVCAGIAAPVDRNGEVLVTQHFWGLFDVGLKAALRDRRGWALLLENDANLAALGDRWRGAAAGVDDVVVILASERLGSGVIDGGRLLHGRGGGAGELAFLDRLEGVGDTYGIASLARRWAAEALAGKAKTSLRDHAAKGAEAEHVFAAAADGDAVALKILERLADRMARIIGAVATMINPELVVIGGAVANSAGVLLEPIARHLTKYTATPPRVAVSPLGDSIVTVGAVRCALDYVEKNTLDLELAVPE from the coding sequence ATGTCCGAAATTTCCGTCGCAACGCCCCAGTTGCTCAGGCGCGTGAGTGCCGGAGCCGTCCTGGATTTTCTGCGCGCGTCGCAGGCCGTAACGGTCACCGACGTTATGGAAGCCACCGGACTGACCCGGGCCACGGCCATCTCCGTGTGCGAGGACCTCATGCACCGAGGCTGGATCCGGGAGCTGGAAAACCAGCGGGCCTTCGGCGGCTACCAGAAAGGCCGGCCGGCACGGCGGTTCGAACTCAACGAACGCGCAGGCTACGTTCTGGGCATGGACGTGGGTGTCTCCAAGGCCACCGTGGTGGTGTCCGACCTTCGCGGAAAGGCCCTCGGCAGGTCCAGCCAGCCCTTCGCGGAAGCAGACATCCCGGCCGAGGAACGCATCGCCGTCATTGACCGCACCGCCATGATGGCCCTCCACAGCGTGGGAGCCTCCCCCGATTCCGTTCTGGCGGTCTGCGCCGGCATTGCGGCGCCGGTGGACCGTAACGGCGAGGTGCTGGTGACGCAGCACTTCTGGGGACTGTTCGACGTCGGCCTGAAGGCCGCCCTGCGGGACCGGCGGGGCTGGGCGCTGCTGCTGGAAAACGATGCGAACCTGGCCGCCCTGGGCGACCGCTGGCGGGGCGCCGCTGCCGGCGTGGACGACGTCGTGGTCATCCTCGCGAGTGAGCGCCTCGGGTCGGGCGTGATCGACGGCGGACGGCTGCTGCACGGCCGCGGCGGAGGCGCCGGCGAGCTTGCCTTCCTCGACAGGCTGGAGGGAGTGGGAGACACCTACGGAATAGCGTCCCTGGCCAGGAGATGGGCCGCAGAGGCGCTTGCGGGCAAGGCCAAGACGTCGCTCCGGGATCACGCCGCCAAAGGCGCGGAAGCAGAGCACGTCTTCGCGGCCGCCGCGGACGGCGACGCCGTGGCGCTGAAGATCCTTGAACGGCTGGCCGACAGGATGGCCCGGATCATCGGGGCCGTCGCCACCATGATCAACCCCGAACTCGTGGTCATTGGCGGGGCCGTGGCGAACTCCGCCGGCGTGCTGCTCGAGCCGATCGCCAGGCACCTGACCAAGTACACCGCCACTCCCCCGCGGGTGGCGGTCTCGCCCTTGGGGGATTCAATCGTGACCGTGGGAGCCGTGCGGTGCGCCCTCGACTACGTGGAAAAGAACACCCTGGACCTGGAGCTCGCGGTTCCGGAGTAG
- a CDS encoding SDR family oxidoreductase, protein MTSIVIIGGHGKVALHLSTLLTTEGHRVTSIIRNPDHAADVAATGATPSVLDVENSTTAAIADALRGHDAVVWSAGAGGGSPERTYAVDRDAAIRSMDAAAEAGVGRYVMVSYLGAGPDHGVPAENSFFAYADAKAAADEYLRGTSLAWTILGPGTLTDQPGTGLIEVDPGTDGSRATSRSNTASVAAAVLDLPETAGRTIEFRDGTLPIAAALEPQP, encoded by the coding sequence ATGACCAGCATCGTTATCATTGGCGGCCACGGCAAAGTGGCCCTCCACCTGTCCACGCTTCTTACAACCGAAGGTCACAGGGTCACGTCGATCATCCGCAACCCGGACCATGCCGCAGACGTCGCGGCTACCGGCGCTACGCCGTCGGTCCTGGACGTTGAAAATTCGACGACGGCCGCAATCGCCGACGCCCTCAGGGGCCATGACGCCGTGGTCTGGTCCGCCGGGGCCGGGGGAGGAAGCCCGGAACGCACCTATGCGGTGGACCGTGACGCGGCCATCCGGTCGATGGACGCGGCGGCGGAGGCCGGCGTCGGGCGTTATGTGATGGTGTCCTACCTGGGCGCGGGGCCGGACCATGGCGTTCCGGCCGAGAACAGCTTCTTTGCCTACGCGGACGCCAAAGCAGCGGCGGATGAGTACCTGCGCGGCACCTCACTGGCCTGGACCATCCTGGGTCCGGGGACGCTGACGGACCAGCCGGGAACAGGACTCATCGAAGTGGACCCCGGAACGGACGGCAGCCGGGCAACCTCCCGCAGCAACACGGCCAGTGTGGCCGCCGCGGTGCTTGACCTGCCCGAAACGGCGGGGCGGACCATCGAATTCCGTGACGGCACACTCCCGATTGCCGCCGCGCTGGAGCCGCAGCCGTAG